In Vibrio atlanticus, the following proteins share a genomic window:
- a CDS encoding amino acid ABC transporter substrate-binding protein → MTNKLTLLASVVAASTAMMATSASAAESTLDKVTSQGFLTCGVSTGLPGFSNPNSKGEWEGIDVEYCQALAAAVLGDKTKVKYVPLTAKERFTALQSGEIDVLSRNTTWTLHRDTALGLNFVGVNYYDGQGFMVKKELGLTSAQELDGASVCVQSGTTTELNLADYFRNSGMSYKPVVFDTAAQTSKGFDAGRCDVLTTDQSGLYALRLNLADPKSAQVLPEIISKEPLGPVVRQDDDKWFNVAKWTLSAMINAEEYGISSKNADEMLKSKDPNIKRILGVDGPKGKGLGIRDDWGYQVIKQVGNYGESFERTVGTGSPLQISRGVNALWNAGGFMYAPPIR, encoded by the coding sequence TAGTAGCTGCATCAACTGCGATGATGGCAACATCAGCATCAGCGGCAGAAAGCACTCTGGACAAAGTCACATCTCAAGGTTTTCTAACTTGTGGTGTAAGTACAGGTCTTCCAGGGTTCTCTAACCCTAACTCAAAAGGTGAATGGGAAGGAATTGATGTTGAGTATTGTCAAGCTCTTGCAGCGGCTGTACTCGGTGACAAGACTAAAGTTAAGTATGTACCGCTAACAGCAAAAGAGCGTTTTACCGCGCTTCAATCTGGTGAAATAGACGTACTATCTCGTAACACAACATGGACGCTACATCGTGACACTGCTCTAGGTTTGAACTTCGTAGGCGTTAACTACTACGATGGTCAAGGCTTCATGGTTAAGAAAGAACTTGGACTAACAAGTGCTCAAGAACTAGATGGCGCTTCAGTGTGTGTTCAATCAGGTACAACGACTGAACTTAACCTAGCCGATTACTTCCGTAACAGTGGCATGTCTTACAAGCCAGTGGTATTTGATACGGCAGCACAAACATCAAAAGGTTTCGACGCGGGTCGTTGTGATGTTCTTACAACTGACCAATCTGGTCTATATGCACTTCGCCTGAATCTAGCTGATCCTAAATCTGCACAGGTACTTCCTGAAATCATCTCTAAAGAGCCACTTGGCCCTGTTGTTCGTCAAGATGATGACAAGTGGTTCAACGTAGCTAAATGGACCCTTTCTGCAATGATTAACGCAGAAGAATACGGCATCTCTTCTAAGAATGCTGACGAAATGCTTAAGTCAAAAGATCCAAACATCAAGCGTATTCTTGGTGTTGACGGTCCTAAAGGTAAAGGCCTTGGCATTCGTGACGATTGGGGTTACCAAGTCATTAAACAAGTTGGTAACTACGGTGAGAGCTTCGAACGTACTGTTGGTACAGGTTCACCACTACAGATCTCTCGTGGCGTAAACGCACTATGGAATGCGGGCGGCTTTATGTACGCTCCACCAATCCGTTAA